From the Methanobacterium spitsbergense genome, one window contains:
- a CDS encoding citryl-CoA lyase, which yields MITEEIMRGMLKPKNSDLRTSITQVETNMLKTQGFFQEEIIGNFSFAEMVYLLLKGEKPSENHKKMFEAVLISFCDHGITPPSTQSARLMASAGSPVNVCIAGGILAFGENHAGAIENAMKIFQEGVKISDAYNRSASETARFIIEEYRDQGKKIPGFGHRYHSEDPRARKLLEIAQNCGCNGKHFKIAIEMEKLLLKDKGIKINIDGANAAILSDMKFNWHLGCGIFAIGRIPGLLAHITEEILNEDPFRKITELKSTV from the coding sequence ATGATAACTGAAGAAATAATGAGAGGTATGTTAAAACCTAAAAATTCTGACTTGAGAACCTCGATAACTCAAGTAGAAACAAACATGCTGAAAACACAGGGTTTTTTTCAGGAGGAGATAATTGGCAACTTCTCTTTTGCAGAAATGGTTTATCTTCTTTTAAAGGGTGAAAAACCATCAGAAAATCATAAAAAAATGTTCGAAGCAGTATTGATATCATTTTGTGATCATGGGATAACTCCCCCTAGCACACAATCAGCAAGATTAATGGCATCTGCTGGTTCACCTGTAAATGTTTGTATTGCAGGAGGAATTCTTGCTTTTGGAGAAAACCATGCCGGAGCTATAGAAAATGCAATGAAAATTTTTCAGGAAGGAGTTAAAATATCCGATGCTTACAATAGATCCGCATCGGAAACTGCACGGTTCATAATAGAGGAATATAGAGACCAAGGTAAAAAGATACCAGGATTTGGACATCGTTATCATTCAGAAGATCCAAGAGCACGAAAACTCTTAGAAATTGCACAAAATTGTGGTTGCAATGGAAAACACTTTAAAATTGCGATTGAAATGGAAAAATTATTATTAAAAGATAAAGGAATAAAAATTAATATTGATGGAGCAAATGCAGCAATATTATCTGACATGAAATTTAATTGGCATTTAGGATGTGGTATATTTGCAATAGGTAGGATACCCGGGTTATTGGCACATATAACAGAGGAAATATTAAATGAAGATCCATTCAGGAAAATCACAGAACTAAAATCTACAGTATAA
- a CDS encoding phosphate ABC transporter substrate-binding protein, with product MDSKYIIGIIIAIVIIAGAYMVFASGSNSNKITIAGSTSVQPVAEKLAQVYMQKNPNVKINVQGGGSGVGIKSVSEGTVNIGTSSKDLSANESTGLNQNVIGKDGIVIAVNTANSVNGLTVTQLKDIFSGNVTNWNQVGGANAKIDVITREDGSGTRTAFEDLILNKTAKIKADAIVQSSTEAVKQSVKGDPNAIGFISLVDLDSSVKALTVNGVTPSEQTVSDGTYKLQRPFIFLTKGEPKGAVKDFIDWVMGPEGQAIIKSANVVPAK from the coding sequence GTGGACTCAAAATATATAATCGGAATAATAATAGCAATAGTGATAATAGCAGGCGCATACATGGTATTTGCATCTGGATCGAATAGTAACAAGATAACAATAGCAGGATCAACATCGGTTCAACCTGTAGCAGAAAAACTTGCACAAGTGTACATGCAGAAAAATCCTAATGTAAAGATCAATGTTCAAGGTGGGGGATCTGGAGTTGGAATTAAAAGTGTAAGCGAAGGAACTGTAAACATAGGTACCAGTTCTAAGGACCTTAGTGCCAATGAATCAACAGGTTTAAATCAAAATGTAATAGGTAAAGATGGAATAGTCATTGCAGTCAACACTGCAAATTCTGTTAATGGTCTCACAGTAACACAGCTGAAGGACATATTCAGTGGTAATGTTACCAACTGGAATCAGGTTGGTGGAGCAAACGCTAAAATAGATGTAATTACCCGTGAAGATGGTTCAGGTACAAGAACAGCTTTCGAAGATCTTATTTTAAATAAAACTGCCAAAATCAAGGCTGATGCAATTGTTCAAAGTTCAACCGAAGCAGTTAAACAGTCAGTTAAGGGTGATCCAAATGCAATTGGATTTATATCACTTGTGGACTTGGATTCTTCTGTTAAAGCATTAACTGTAAATGGTGTTACACCTTCAGAACAGACTGTTTCAGATGGTACTTACAAACTCCAGAGGCCGTTCATTTTCTTAACCAAAGGTGAACCAAAGGGTGCTGTTAAAGACTTTATAGATTGGGTTATGGGGCCTGAAGGGCAGGCCATAATTAAATCAGCAAATGTTGTACCGGCAAAATAG
- a CDS encoding phosphate ABC transporter substrate-binding protein yields the protein MDSKYVLLIIAVIIIISAYLVFNPGNQYERLQIAGSTSVQPVIEKLAEKYQETHPNVRINVQGGGSGLGIRTVEQGIVNMGMSSKALNPDEKDGLNEYVIGRDGIIIAVNNENSISNLTSEQIRNLFSGEVTNWNQIGGSDEEVHVVVRESGSGTLQSFQDIIMGSTKIRKDAIVQSSTESVKQAVKQDPGAIGFISLVNMDNSVKAITVNGITPSEQSVANGSYLLQRPFELLIKGEPTGISKDFLDYVMSPEGQAIIQNQKVVPANQLKQ from the coding sequence ATGGATTCTAAATATGTTCTTCTAATAATCGCAGTTATAATAATTATCAGTGCTTATCTTGTGTTTAATCCAGGAAATCAATACGAAAGACTACAAATTGCAGGATCGACATCCGTACAACCGGTAATAGAGAAACTTGCAGAAAAATATCAAGAGACACATCCCAATGTACGAATAAATGTACAAGGTGGAGGTTCAGGTCTTGGTATAAGGACAGTTGAACAAGGAATAGTTAATATGGGAATGAGTTCAAAGGCTCTCAACCCCGATGAAAAAGATGGATTAAATGAATATGTTATTGGAAGGGATGGAATTATCATTGCAGTAAATAATGAAAATTCAATTAGCAACTTAACTTCCGAACAAATTCGTAATCTTTTCAGCGGCGAAGTAACCAATTGGAATCAAATTGGAGGTTCTGATGAAGAGGTTCATGTAGTGGTAAGAGAGTCTGGTTCAGGAACTCTTCAATCATTCCAGGATATAATTATGGGCAGTACTAAAATACGCAAAGATGCGATTGTTCAAAGTTCAACCGAATCAGTGAAACAGGCAGTGAAACAGGATCCCGGAGCAATTGGATTTATATCCCTTGTAAACATGGATAATTCTGTCAAAGCAATTACAGTAAATGGAATAACACCCTCAGAACAGAGTGTGGCCAATGGTTCATATCTACTACAAAGGCCATTTGAATTATTAATAAAAGGCGAACCCACTGGTATTTCCAAAGATTTTCTCGATTATGTAATGAGTCCTGAAGGACAGGCCATAATACAAAATCAGAAAGTAGTGCCTGCAAATCAACTGAAACAGTAG
- the pstC gene encoding phosphate ABC transporter permease subunit PstC, translating into MKDNIEEFLIEKGLLITALSSIIIILLIIIFIFSEGLPSMESYGFLKFIFGTTWDPSSGDYGVLPMIVGSLGITGLALLFAVPLSLLCAIFMAEIAPKTMRKILKPVIETLAGIPSVVYGFFGLIVLVPIMRVQFGGTGFSMLTASIILTVMILPTIISVSEDALRSIPQEYKEASLAVGATHWQTIKNVIFPAAIPGIITAIILGMGRAIGETLAVIMVAGNVAQFPNSIFDPVRALTSNIAIEMGYATGIHYSALFGTAIVLFIIIMILLVIANYFHYKKKITIGGGYL; encoded by the coding sequence ATGAAGGATAATATCGAAGAATTTTTAATAGAGAAGGGTCTGTTAATTACCGCTCTTTCATCAATAATCATAATCCTACTCATCATAATCTTCATATTCTCTGAAGGTTTACCTTCCATGGAGAGCTATGGATTCTTAAAGTTCATATTTGGAACTACTTGGGATCCTTCATCAGGTGATTATGGAGTTCTACCAATGATAGTGGGCTCTCTGGGAATAACAGGTCTGGCATTACTTTTTGCTGTTCCATTATCATTGCTGTGTGCAATATTCATGGCAGAAATAGCCCCCAAAACAATGAGGAAAATTTTAAAGCCAGTCATAGAAACCCTAGCAGGAATTCCATCAGTAGTATATGGATTTTTCGGATTGATTGTACTGGTTCCTATTATGAGGGTTCAATTTGGAGGTACTGGTTTCAGTATGCTTACAGCATCAATAATTCTTACTGTAATGATACTTCCAACTATAATCAGTGTATCCGAGGATGCATTACGTTCTATACCTCAGGAATACAAGGAAGCATCACTTGCAGTAGGGGCAACACATTGGCAGACAATTAAAAATGTTATTTTCCCTGCAGCAATTCCTGGAATTATAACCGCCATAATATTGGGAATGGGTAGAGCAATAGGTGAAACATTAGCTGTAATAATGGTAGCAGGAAATGTTGCACAGTTCCCAAATTCAATTTTCGACCCGGTAAGGGCGTTAACATCGAACATAGCAATAGAAATGGGTTATGCAACAGGAATTCACTACAGTGCATTATTTGGAACTGCAATAGTCTTGTTCATCATAATCATGATACTTCTCGTGATTGCCAACTACTTCCACTATAAAAAGAAAATCACAATTGGAGGAGGATACCTGTGA
- the pstB gene encoding phosphate ABC transporter ATP-binding protein PstB, translating into MDYRIEVEDLNVYFDESHILKDININIKKNMVTSLIGPSGCGKSTFIRTLNRMNDLIDSFKMTGTVLLDGGNIYDPKVDVVDLRKKVGMVFQKPNPFPKSIFDNVAYGLRIHGISDKDFIEQRVEESLKEAALWDEVKEKLDKSAMGLSGGQQQRLCIARTIAVEPEVILMDEPCSALDPISTTKIEDLIHKLKKDFTIIIVTHNMQQATRVSKYTAFFLHGEIVESGLTDKLFIEPEDKRTEDYITGRFG; encoded by the coding sequence ATGGATTATAGAATTGAAGTGGAAGATTTAAACGTTTACTTTGACGAATCACATATCTTAAAAGATATAAACATTAATATAAAAAAGAATATGGTCACATCACTCATAGGACCTTCTGGATGTGGTAAATCTACTTTCATAAGGACTTTAAACAGAATGAATGATTTGATAGATAGCTTTAAAATGACAGGTACAGTTCTACTTGATGGTGGTAATATTTACGATCCCAAAGTAGATGTAGTTGATCTTAGAAAAAAGGTTGGAATGGTTTTTCAGAAGCCAAATCCATTTCCTAAATCCATATTTGACAATGTGGCATATGGACTTAGAATTCATGGGATTTCAGACAAAGATTTCATAGAACAAAGGGTTGAGGAAAGTCTTAAAGAAGCTGCTCTCTGGGATGAGGTTAAAGAGAAATTAGATAAATCTGCAATGGGACTTTCAGGAGGACAACAACAACGGCTGTGTATTGCTCGGACCATTGCAGTCGAACCTGAAGTTATCCTAATGGACGAACCTTGTTCAGCACTCGATCCTATATCAACAACCAAAATAGAGGATTTAATACACAAGCTGAAAAAGGATTTCACTATTATTATTGTAACACATAACATGCAACAAGCAACAAGGGTTTCAAAGTACACTGCATTTTTCCTTCATGGAGAAATAGTTGAAAGTGGTCTTACAGACAAACTATTCATAGAACCAGAAGATAAACGTACTGAAGATTATATAACAGGAAGATTTGGATGA
- the phoU gene encoding phosphate signaling complex protein PhoU, with translation MERRYPRMRFQRRLNYLREDVEEMGQTSLSAYKNALEAFISYDEELVKKVSKSNDKLYEMNYNLEQKAMSVIASEQPVARDLRFIETCIKVASHLKRMGGLASNIADVAKQIKDEKIPEKPMSDITHMADIVDGMMSKSISAFLNEDMNLVREIKRDDDKVDDLFDQALQDISASMFQEKDAISFLIYLLFVARFLERIADRAENIGDRTIYMITCEKPGVAGKLDGLVEDKK, from the coding sequence ATGGAAAGAAGATATCCAAGGATGAGGTTCCAAAGAAGATTGAATTATCTTAGGGAAGATGTTGAAGAAATGGGGCAGACAAGCCTTTCTGCATACAAAAATGCATTGGAAGCTTTTATTAGTTACGATGAGGAACTGGTTAAGAAAGTTAGCAAGTCAAATGATAAATTATATGAAATGAATTATAACCTAGAGCAGAAAGCAATGAGTGTAATAGCTTCAGAGCAACCAGTAGCAAGAGATTTAAGATTTATTGAAACATGTATAAAAGTAGCAAGCCATTTAAAAAGGATGGGAGGTTTAGCTTCGAATATTGCAGACGTTGCAAAACAGATAAAGGACGAAAAAATACCTGAAAAACCTATGAGTGACATCACGCATATGGCAGATATTGTTGACGGAATGATGAGTAAGAGTATATCTGCATTTCTAAATGAGGACATGAACCTGGTAAGAGAAATAAAAAGGGATGACGACAAGGTAGACGATCTATTTGATCAGGCACTTCAGGATATATCTGCTAGTATGTTTCAGGAGAAAGATGCCATATCCTTCCTGATATATCTATTGTTTGTCGCAAGGTTCCTTGAGAGGATTGCTGATAGGGCAGAAAATATTGGAGACAGAACCATTTACATGATCACATGTGAAAAACCGGGTGTAGCAGGAAAATTAGATGGATTAGTTGAGGATAAAAAATAA
- the pstA gene encoding phosphate ABC transporter permease PstA has product MNRIISPKNAQKIMKGVFWASGIVTIIILLIIIGYILIKGLPVMNLEFLLGNPIDSGKSGGIAPMIVSTVIVTVIAVLVAAPLGVGAAVFIEEYTKENIFVKLIRFGSETLASIPSIVFGLFGLAFFVVFLGMGWSLFSGGLVLAFMALPTILQVSEVSIAAVPKSYAEGSLALGGSKWQTVYRVILPAAIPGITTGVILGMARAMSEAAAILFVVGSALAMPLSIFDPGRPLPLHLYVLATEGISLDNAYGTAAVLVLLILVITVVTNTVVERYSKKMMGR; this is encoded by the coding sequence ATGAATAGGATCATATCTCCTAAAAATGCCCAGAAAATCATGAAAGGAGTATTTTGGGCTTCAGGAATAGTTACTATAATCATACTACTAATAATAATTGGTTACATACTTATTAAAGGACTTCCAGTTATGAATCTGGAATTTTTATTGGGGAATCCCATAGATTCAGGTAAATCTGGAGGTATTGCTCCTATGATAGTTTCAACTGTTATTGTAACTGTTATTGCAGTACTAGTTGCAGCTCCACTAGGGGTAGGTGCAGCGGTGTTTATTGAGGAGTATACAAAAGAAAATATTTTTGTAAAGCTCATTAGATTTGGATCAGAAACACTTGCATCAATACCTTCAATAGTTTTCGGACTATTTGGACTGGCATTTTTTGTTGTATTTCTTGGTATGGGATGGTCCCTGTTTTCAGGAGGACTTGTTCTTGCATTTATGGCTTTACCGACAATACTCCAGGTTTCAGAAGTTTCAATAGCAGCTGTACCAAAATCTTATGCAGAAGGGAGCCTTGCACTGGGTGGATCTAAATGGCAAACTGTATATAGAGTTATACTTCCTGCTGCAATACCGGGTATCACCACAGGTGTAATACTTGGGATGGCAAGAGCAATGTCAGAAGCGGCAGCAATATTATTTGTTGTTGGATCGGCTCTGGCAATGCCACTTTCAATATTTGATCCTGGAAGGCCATTACCACTGCATTTATATGTTCTAGCAACAGAAGGTATATCCCTTGATAATGCATATGGGACTGCTGCAGTTCTTGTTCTATTGATTCTTGTTATAACAGTTGTAACCAACACCGTAGTTGAAAGATACTCCAAAAAGATGATGGGGCGATAA